One window of Mediterraneibacter butyricigenes genomic DNA carries:
- a CDS encoding tyrosine-type recombinase/integrase, protein MRRYELETEREGSAVYFFIRDIETLDIVLLPTKYLMHKIRSKCSPNTIRRSALSILYYLEYIHEKEQELIDIYQMPYVEQTEHFVKFLYWLKAGKHTQDENHRSPNNGTCNAYLKDVFRFYLFIEEEYQQFGELKALSYNYFMAVDAVGVKKSIRSRSFKGYLKEEEHKARAAKKDEIVEILKACTNIRDRLLMLLLAETGYRIGEILGIDYSKDIDYRNHIIRVYFREDNENGARAKNAEYRSAKISKDTFDFLNLYIAEYRKLLQHQTSLFVNISGDNIGKPMNVEAVYSMLKRMEKKTGIKITPHMLRHYFGNERRKAGWSLELIQLAYGHRHIQTTINYLDIVDDELLDASQEFYEKHSSLYGIEELL, encoded by the coding sequence ATGAGAAGATATGAGCTGGAAACAGAAAGAGAAGGCTCTGCAGTTTATTTCTTCATCAGAGATATAGAAACTTTGGACATTGTCCTGCTTCCTACCAAATATCTGATGCACAAGATACGGAGCAAATGTTCGCCGAATACGATACGGCGCTCCGCACTTTCCATCCTGTATTATCTGGAATACATCCATGAAAAAGAACAGGAATTGATAGATATATATCAAATGCCTTATGTCGAACAGACAGAACACTTTGTAAAGTTTTTATACTGGCTGAAAGCTGGGAAACATACGCAAGATGAAAATCACAGATCTCCGAACAATGGAACCTGCAACGCATACTTAAAAGATGTGTTCAGGTTCTATCTTTTTATAGAAGAAGAGTACCAGCAGTTCGGGGAACTGAAAGCACTGTCCTATAATTATTTTATGGCAGTCGATGCGGTAGGTGTAAAGAAAAGCATACGGTCAAGGAGCTTCAAAGGCTATTTAAAAGAGGAAGAGCATAAGGCAAGGGCAGCAAAGAAAGATGAAATTGTAGAAATCCTGAAAGCGTGTACCAATATAAGAGATCGGCTTCTCATGCTGCTTCTGGCAGAGACAGGCTACCGGATCGGTGAGATTTTGGGAATTGATTATAGTAAGGACATTGATTATCGGAACCACATAATCCGGGTATATTTCCGTGAGGACAATGAAAATGGAGCGAGAGCCAAGAATGCAGAATACCGAAGTGCGAAGATCAGCAAAGATACCTTCGATTTTTTAAATCTGTATATTGCAGAGTACCGAAAACTCCTTCAGCACCAAACAAGCCTGTTTGTGAATATTTCCGGGGATAACATCGGAAAACCAATGAACGTGGAAGCAGTATATTCCATGCTGAAAAGAATGGAAAAGAAAACCGGGATTAAGATCACGCCTCATATGCTCCGGCATTACTTTGGAAATGAGCGGAGAAAAGCAGGATGGTCGCTGGAACTGATACAGCTGGCTTATGGACACCGCCACATCCAGACAACCATCAACTATCTGGACATTGTGGATGATGAACTGCTTGATGCCAGCCAGGAATTCTATGAGAAACATTCCTCACTGTATGGGATTGAGGAATTGCTATAG
- a CDS encoding tyrosine-type recombinase/integrase, whose amino-acid sequence MPAFLQSFIEAEEERSRRIEQLRKEVREYAEEEAGSSITEQILLFLADEMVERLSEIDYELRKKFESYITPLIKQKYLYRYTGTFDRIRQSYIRVRMKTPAGQRECEWKYKNEILFVPYHSEQTIVKSVETVRCRSNMVWNFKAAASEKMKRQIFTVLEYILEHYEVSQLREYKLTGLQFFYEFCIREQITDIHLMELKQETLFQSYLEQKVEKEQRRKRLRTIVETARKVIFVQADEIRWDAAVWYLDRFHIAKERRNQSDSIERISFQEVLYPKNRWLLQEYMKYEIGIGELALSTVYERFRTIRNFLQEIDEHQIDVTECDAGLIDTYLKNLQNGSMGAKTFNTNVTAIQFFMKFLEVKGYIKKVPFYASYYWEKEIPVHHNRSVEEDVYMEIIQNLSQFPEHLRMMFLHLWCVGLRVSEVCTLKGDAYDIQNGDCWIKVYQVKMKNYKRVPIPITLYRLMQVYLKKHQRGKEAYIFQNRKGGAFSKSTFMGQMKKYCSQIGIQNGEYIFKSHDYRHTVATNFYEHGVSIQSIRDYLGHTFEEMTMQYIDYMPRKIAKQNDTYFEKEGNSLLACMQKGEQNE is encoded by the coding sequence ATGCCTGCGTTTTTACAATCTTTTATAGAAGCAGAAGAGGAACGGAGCAGGCGGATTGAGCAGCTACGAAAGGAAGTCCGTGAGTATGCAGAAGAGGAAGCAGGAAGTTCTATTACAGAACAGATTCTGTTGTTTCTGGCAGATGAGATGGTAGAACGTCTCTCGGAAATAGATTATGAACTGCGAAAGAAATTTGAATCATACATAACACCGTTGATAAAGCAAAAATACCTTTACCGATACACCGGAACATTCGACCGGATACGACAGTCGTACATCCGGGTGCGAATGAAAACTCCGGCAGGACAGAGGGAATGTGAATGGAAATATAAAAATGAAATCCTGTTTGTCCCATACCATTCGGAGCAGACAATAGTAAAGAGCGTAGAGACGGTACGGTGTCGGAGCAATATGGTTTGGAATTTTAAAGCGGCAGCCAGTGAAAAAATGAAACGCCAGATTTTTACGGTACTGGAATATATTCTGGAACATTATGAGGTTTCACAGCTGAGGGAATATAAACTGACCGGGCTACAGTTTTTTTATGAATTTTGTATCCGGGAGCAGATCACAGATATCCATCTGATGGAGCTGAAACAGGAAACATTATTTCAGAGCTACCTGGAGCAGAAAGTCGAAAAGGAACAACGGCGAAAACGGCTGAGGACAATTGTGGAGACTGCCCGTAAAGTGATTTTTGTACAGGCAGATGAAATCCGATGGGATGCGGCTGTCTGGTACTTAGATCGGTTTCATATTGCAAAAGAACGACGGAATCAAAGTGACAGTATAGAAAGAATATCGTTTCAGGAAGTTTTGTATCCCAAGAACCGATGGCTGCTTCAGGAATACATGAAGTATGAAATAGGAATCGGGGAACTGGCACTCAGCACCGTTTATGAAAGATTCCGAACAATCAGAAACTTTTTGCAGGAGATCGATGAACATCAGATAGATGTGACAGAGTGCGATGCCGGTCTGATAGACACTTATTTAAAAAATCTGCAGAACGGATCAATGGGAGCAAAGACATTTAATACAAATGTTACCGCAATTCAGTTTTTTATGAAGTTTCTGGAAGTAAAAGGATATATAAAAAAAGTTCCGTTTTATGCATCCTATTACTGGGAAAAAGAGATTCCAGTGCATCACAACAGAAGCGTGGAAGAGGACGTGTATATGGAAATCATACAGAATCTTTCACAGTTTCCAGAACATCTGAGAATGATGTTTTTACATCTCTGGTGTGTGGGCTTGCGGGTTAGCGAAGTCTGTACCTTGAAAGGGGATGCTTATGATATCCAGAATGGTGACTGCTGGATAAAGGTCTACCAGGTAAAAATGAAAAATTATAAAAGAGTTCCGATCCCGATAACATTATATCGATTGATGCAGGTGTATTTGAAAAAACACCAGAGGGGAAAAGAAGCATACATTTTTCAGAATCGGAAAGGTGGAGCATTTTCCAAAAGCACCTTCATGGGGCAGATGAAAAAATACTGCTCCCAGATAGGCATACAGAATGGAGAATATATTTTTAAGTCTCATGATTACCGACATACCGTAGCAACCAATTTTTATGAGCATGGCGTATCAATCCAAAGCATCCGGGACTATCTGGGACACACATTTGAGGAAATGACCATGCAATATATAGACTATATGCCAAGAAAGATTGCAAAACAAAATGACACATATTTTGAGAAAGAGGGAAATAGCCTGCTTGCCTGTATGCAGAAAGGAGAGCAAAATGAATGA
- a CDS encoding tyrosine-type recombinase/integrase, which translates to MNERLEYQQLECYKLANDMQKEKLNREPYFDLGKLPGKQLQTEFAEYIYYRGTQVSILTIKAERQHFNSLCEFFKKPSHQKNSLLDKEKDIWIKQLKLWMMQNGRALTKHKVTSIQTESVEKAALIRYFENLLEFTLDRSETNELAKDIWYLERLPLILRTNPIVNHKTLNFRGIRQPDIREEVKKAIYHHLKTEALGSIKRELSAMNKFSKYLDEKHSKISTCEEIDREIIEQFLINIKVESNGGNGIRDDLLKLRNVLETIGKIYDFPHLTKLFLKSDFPPERKAEFKSYSDSELKRLNAQIVKMEEQIARAMIIHQMLGTRISDTLTLRKDCLYKHDRQDMIIIYQPKTRRYEKPISRELAQLIGKAVSYANEHYPESIYIFAAENKPEKPISYRTLQDKVLRMIYEKDIRDDNGNLFGFGTHMFRHCYGVKLTELHVDDWTIAKLLGHKGVRSVQYYRKMSNQRLADETREVRNLMSQIILANLDGWGEEYEQIRQDVGIE; encoded by the coding sequence ATGAATGAGAGACTGGAATACCAGCAACTGGAATGCTATAAGCTGGCCAATGATATGCAAAAGGAAAAGCTGAACCGGGAACCGTATTTTGACCTTGGAAAACTACCGGGAAAACAGCTTCAGACAGAATTTGCCGAGTACATATATTACCGGGGAACACAGGTATCCATTTTGACCATAAAGGCAGAAAGACAACATTTTAACAGCTTATGCGAATTTTTTAAGAAGCCGTCCCATCAGAAAAACAGCCTGCTAGACAAGGAAAAAGACATCTGGATTAAACAGTTAAAATTGTGGATGATGCAAAATGGCAGGGCATTGACGAAACATAAAGTGACGAGTATTCAGACAGAATCTGTGGAGAAAGCTGCCCTGATCCGGTATTTTGAAAATCTTCTGGAATTTACTTTAGACCGCTCCGAAACCAATGAGCTGGCAAAGGATATCTGGTATCTGGAAAGGCTTCCGCTTATCCTGCGGACAAATCCGATTGTCAACCATAAGACACTAAATTTCAGAGGAATCCGGCAACCAGATATTCGGGAAGAAGTAAAAAAAGCAATTTACCATCATCTGAAAACCGAAGCCCTTGGCAGTATAAAACGTGAACTGTCCGCAATGAATAAATTTTCAAAGTATTTGGATGAAAAGCATTCCAAGATCAGCACCTGCGAAGAGATTGACCGGGAGATCATAGAACAATTTTTAATCAACATCAAGGTAGAATCAAACGGAGGGAATGGCATCCGGGATGACCTGCTAAAGCTTCGAAATGTGCTGGAAACAATCGGAAAAATTTATGATTTTCCACATCTTACAAAACTGTTTTTAAAATCTGATTTTCCGCCAGAACGGAAAGCAGAATTCAAATCTTATTCGGACAGTGAGCTGAAAAGACTGAATGCCCAGATTGTAAAAATGGAAGAGCAGATAGCAAGGGCAATGATCATCCACCAGATGCTTGGAACCAGAATTTCCGACACGCTGACCTTGCGGAAAGACTGCCTTTATAAACATGACCGTCAGGATATGATTATCATATACCAGCCGAAAACAAGAAGATATGAAAAACCGATCAGCCGGGAGCTGGCACAGCTGATTGGAAAGGCAGTCAGTTATGCAAATGAGCATTATCCTGAAAGCATTTATATTTTTGCAGCCGAGAACAAACCGGAGAAACCAATCAGCTACCGAACCTTGCAGGATAAAGTGCTTCGGATGATCTATGAAAAAGATATCCGGGATGACAATGGGAACTTATTCGGATTTGGAACACATATGTTCCGGCACTGCTATGGGGTAAAGCTGACAGAACTCCATGTGGATGACTGGACCATAGCAAAGCTCCTCGGACATAAAGGAGTGAGAAGTGTCCAGTATTACCGGAAAATGAGTAATCAGAGGCTTGCAGATGAAACACGGGAAGTAAGAAATCTTATGTCACAGATTATCCTGGCGAATCTGGACGGATGGGGAGAAGAATATGAACAAATACGACAAGATGTTGGAATTGAATAA
- a CDS encoding DUF6262 family protein, with the protein MNKYDKMLELNKRKSEEKVERATLAIRTMVLEKEKVSVPALMQKTGLSRGFFYKNPIVRSEIDAAMEQQAGMVDPRRNIISQAMETEMDLLQQQIQNLKSENENLKKENQKLKKALSKRELNLIKQL; encoded by the coding sequence ATGAACAAATACGACAAGATGTTGGAATTGAATAAAAGAAAAAGCGAAGAGAAAGTGGAACGTGCAACCCTGGCAATCCGGACAATGGTATTGGAAAAAGAAAAAGTATCCGTGCCAGCACTGATGCAAAAGACAGGGCTGTCCAGAGGATTCTTTTATAAGAATCCGATTGTACGAAGTGAGATTGATGCAGCAATGGAACAGCAGGCTGGCATGGTAGATCCAAGGAGAAACATCATCAGCCAGGCAATGGAAACAGAAATGGATCTGCTCCAACAACAGATACAGAATCTGAAGAGCGAGAATGAGAATCTGAAAAAAGAGAATCAAAAGCTGAAAAAGGCACTGTCCAAAAGGGAATTAAATCTTATCAAACAGCTTTAA
- a CDS encoding cupin domain-containing protein yields MDIEQMKKDLGGGNVFPIGEENVAFAKYFTGECYLNMLTTERVPVGLVTFAPKTINAYHVHHKGGQILMVTGGRGWYQEEGKPARELKAGDVVNIPPEVKHWHGAAKDSWFQHLAVEVPAEGASNEWLEFLPEEEYNKLP; encoded by the coding sequence ATGGATATCGAACAGATGAAAAAAGACTTAGGCGGTGGCAACGTATTTCCAATCGGTGAGGAAAATGTAGCATTTGCAAAGTATTTTACAGGTGAATGTTATCTGAATATGCTTACAACAGAGCGAGTACCTGTTGGTCTGGTTACTTTCGCTCCAAAAACAATCAATGCATACCACGTTCATCACAAGGGTGGCCAGATCCTTATGGTTACTGGTGGAAGAGGATGGTATCAGGAAGAAGGAAAACCGGCTCGTGAACTGAAAGCTGGAGATGTGGTAAACATTCCACCGGAAGTAAAACACTGGCATGGAGCAGCGAAAGACAGCTGGTTCCAGCATCTGGCAGTTGAGGTTCCGGCAGAAGGAGCTTCCAATGAGTGGCTGGAGTTCTTACCAGAAGAAGAGTACAACAAATTACCATAA
- a CDS encoding helix-turn-helix transcriptional regulator, whose amino-acid sequence MPKGSNQKFKLYRLAQIMLEKTDEDHYISMPEIKDALAEYDVTADRKSIYNDLRDLSVLGVEVEGEPVGNRYHYHVINRTFELPELKLLVDAIQSSKFITEKKSNALIKKLETLVSRYDAQKLQRQVYVSGRIKTMNESIYYTVDAIHHAISENKKIKFQYFQWNVKKEMELRHNGAWYHISPWGLSWDDENYYLVGYDSDAGMIKHYRVDKMLHIKMSDEVREGKEHFKKLNMAEYAKKSFGMFGGKEQTVKLRVHNKLAGVIIDRFGKNVIMIPTDEEHFNVNVDVHVSRQFLGWVFSLGEDIKIVGPDEVVEQMRREIERLGKVYCKENKAEE is encoded by the coding sequence GTGCCAAAAGGAAGCAATCAGAAGTTCAAACTTTATCGGCTGGCTCAGATTATGCTAGAGAAAACAGATGAGGATCATTATATTTCTATGCCGGAAATCAAGGATGCACTGGCAGAATATGATGTGACAGCGGATCGGAAGAGTATCTATAATGATTTGCGGGATTTAAGTGTCCTTGGTGTCGAGGTAGAGGGTGAACCAGTTGGAAATCGCTATCATTACCATGTGATTAATCGAACATTTGAATTACCGGAATTGAAACTTCTGGTGGATGCCATCCAGTCTTCCAAATTTATTACAGAAAAGAAATCGAATGCTTTGATTAAGAAACTGGAAACACTGGTCAGCAGGTATGATGCACAGAAATTACAGAGACAAGTCTATGTATCCGGACGAATTAAGACGATGAATGAAAGTATCTACTATACGGTGGATGCGATTCATCATGCAATCTCTGAGAATAAGAAAATCAAATTTCAGTATTTTCAGTGGAATGTCAAAAAAGAAATGGAGCTTCGGCATAACGGAGCCTGGTATCATATCAGCCCTTGGGGATTATCCTGGGATGATGAAAATTATTATCTGGTAGGATATGACTCAGATGCCGGTATGATCAAACATTATCGTGTAGACAAGATGTTGCATATCAAGATGTCCGATGAAGTCAGGGAAGGAAAAGAACATTTTAAAAAGCTTAATATGGCAGAGTATGCGAAAAAGAGTTTCGGAATGTTTGGCGGAAAAGAGCAAACGGTAAAGTTACGGGTGCATAACAAGCTGGCAGGAGTGATCATAGATCGGTTTGGAAAAAATGTGATAATGATTCCGACAGACGAAGAACATTTTAACGTGAACGTGGATGTACATGTTAGCAGGCAGTTCCTTGGTTGGGTATTTTCGCTGGGAGAAGATATAAAGATTGTTGGACCGGATGAAGTTGTGGAACAGATGAGAAGAGAGATAGAACGATTGGGAAAAGTATATTGTAAAGAAAATAAAGCGGAGGAATAA
- a CDS encoding Rrf2 family transcriptional regulator: MQISSRFTMAIHMFACIDTFSDQKMTSSFMAGSIGTNPVIIRKILQQLKAAGLIEVARGTGGVTITKPLDQITFLDIYKAVECTPDEELFHFHENPNPNCPVGKNIHHVLDKRLLEVQQAMEEKLSQMTLADVKKDVALWMEQE, translated from the coding sequence ATGCAGATTTCAAGCAGGTTTACAATGGCGATTCACATGTTCGCATGTATTGATACATTTTCAGATCAGAAGATGACGAGCAGCTTCATGGCAGGCAGTATCGGAACCAATCCGGTGATCATACGGAAAATATTGCAGCAGCTAAAAGCGGCCGGGCTGATCGAAGTGGCAAGGGGAACCGGCGGTGTGACGATCACAAAACCCCTGGATCAGATTACATTCCTCGATATATACAAAGCGGTAGAATGTACGCCGGATGAGGAATTGTTCCACTTTCATGAAAATCCGAACCCGAACTGTCCGGTGGGTAAGAATATTCATCATGTTTTGGACAAGAGATTGTTGGAAGTTCAACAGGCGATGGAGGAAAAACTTTCTCAGATGACACTTGCGGACGTGAAAAAAGATGTTGCCTTGTGGATGGAACAGGAATAA
- a CDS encoding DMT family transporter: protein MDSRRLTKTWIVAVLACVCCMLWGSAIPVIKTGYRLLEVEASDTASQIVFAGIRFTLAGVLVLLFASVREKKILLSDQMVLKDACVVCLAQTVGQYFFFYIGVANTSGVKSGILNGLGNFIAILLACLIFRKERLTGRKLLGCILGFAGVVVINLMGNSLDAGFSLSGEGCVLISQFAYGMSTVLIHIFSKKVSPVVLSGTQFFIGGIILFLIGIGMGGHLQHLSVPAIAVILYLAVLSAVAYTLWSVLLTYNEVSKVAIFGFVNPLFSVILSALILGEVQQAFQLGSLIALGLVCVGIYVVNAPEK from the coding sequence ATGGACAGTAGAAGATTAACGAAGACCTGGATCGTGGCAGTACTGGCCTGTGTGTGTTGTATGCTGTGGGGAAGTGCGATTCCGGTGATCAAGACAGGATACCGACTGCTGGAAGTAGAGGCTTCCGATACAGCAAGTCAGATCGTGTTTGCCGGAATCCGTTTTACGCTGGCGGGAGTGCTGGTGCTTTTGTTTGCATCTGTTCGGGAGAAAAAGATACTGCTTTCGGATCAAATGGTTTTAAAAGATGCCTGTGTGGTCTGTCTGGCACAGACAGTGGGCCAATACTTTTTCTTTTATATCGGTGTGGCCAATACTTCCGGTGTGAAGAGCGGGATTCTCAACGGATTGGGAAATTTTATTGCAATTTTACTGGCATGTTTGATTTTCAGGAAGGAGAGGTTGACCGGAAGAAAACTGTTGGGCTGTATTCTTGGATTTGCCGGTGTGGTTGTGATCAATCTGATGGGTAATTCTCTGGATGCAGGATTTTCACTGTCAGGGGAAGGCTGTGTGTTGATCTCGCAGTTTGCTTATGGAATGTCCACAGTACTGATCCATATTTTTTCAAAGAAAGTCTCGCCGGTTGTGTTGAGTGGAACCCAGTTTTTTATCGGAGGGATTATTCTGTTTCTGATCGGAATCGGCATGGGAGGACATCTGCAGCATTTGTCTGTACCTGCGATCGCAGTAATCCTGTATCTGGCGGTTTTGTCTGCAGTGGCCTACACGCTGTGGTCAGTGCTTCTGACCTACAATGAAGTGTCAAAAGTTGCGATTTTTGGATTTGTGAATCCGCTGTTCAGCGTGATCTTATCCGCACTTATATTAGGAGAGGTGCAACAGGCATTTCAGCTGGGAAGCCTGATTGCGTTGGGGTTGGTATGTGTGGGGATTTATGTGGTAAATGCTCCGGAAAAATAA
- a CDS encoding DUF4368 domain-containing protein yields the protein MACELIDKIVVHEAVGKKPNRQQQVDIYYNFIGQFNLPLTEEEIEAAKVEAEKQAAKKAKRKTERQRERNAAFRAKAKAERWAANEGHKFAKRVCEHCGKEYYPNGNKQKFCSPECKKEHQRAELEQKRFAEKGNHTFRQKTCKICGKPFWLSNGQEVLCSEECKAINRRQKQLAYYHRKQSEQNAGEAI from the coding sequence ATGGCGTGTGAACTGATCGATAAAATCGTCGTTCACGAAGCCGTGGGCAAAAAGCCGAACCGACAGCAGCAGGTGGACATTTATTATAACTTCATCGGGCAGTTCAATTTGCCGTTGACGGAAGAAGAAATCGAAGCGGCAAAGGTTGAAGCCGAGAAACAGGCGGCGAAAAAGGCGAAGCGGAAAACCGAAAGGCAAAGGGAACGCAATGCGGCTTTCAGAGCGAAAGCAAAAGCGGAACGCTGGGCTGCGAATGAGGGACATAAATTCGCCAAGCGTGTCTGCGAACACTGCGGCAAGGAGTATTACCCCAACGGCAACAAGCAGAAATTCTGCTCCCCGGAATGCAAAAAGGAACACCAACGGGCAGAACTGGAGCAGAAACGCTTTGCCGAAAAAGGGAATCACACCTTCCGTCAAAAGACTTGCAAGATATGCGGAAAACCCTTTTGGCTGTCCAACGGACAAGAGGTGCTGTGTTCCGAGGAATGCAAGGCAATCAACCGCAGACAGAAACAGCTTGCCTATTATCATCGTAAGCAATCCGAGCAGAACGCCGGAGAAGCAATATAA
- a CDS encoding TnpV protein codes for MEKFIRDERTGLRYELIGDYYLIAGEDEPEGRPIGIWGQRHLRYLKQHRKVLYSELLISGKLNDYLADLNERAEELFSRLVKQLVEKEGVTEALKAENLMLWVQKMNSIRNTAMEIVSNDLIYA; via the coding sequence ATGGAGAAATTCATCAGAGACGAAAGGACAGGCTTGCGCTATGAGCTTATCGGGGACTACTATTTGATTGCCGGAGAGGATGAGCCGGAGGGCAGACCCATCGGCATATGGGGACAGCGACATTTGCGGTATCTGAAACAGCACCGCAAGGTACTCTATTCCGAACTGCTGATAAGTGGCAAGCTGAACGATTACCTTGCCGACCTAAACGAGCGGGCAGAGGAACTGTTTTCTCGGCTGGTAAAACAACTTGTCGAAAAGGAGGGCGTAACGGAAGCACTCAAAGCAGAAAACCTAATGCTGTGGGTGCAGAAAATGAATAGCATTCGCAACACCGCTATGGAGATTGTTTCAAACGATTTGATTTACGCATAA
- the lexA gene encoding transcriptional repressor LexA: MSEIKKYIEDYYLQNRQSPSTTKIAEAVGIARGTAYKYLVEMAEKNMIEYDGQEIRTNVTRKYSGEQTQTPIVGSIPCGSPQYEEENIEEYVSLPTAIFGKGDFFILRASGQSMIEAGIDDGDLVVVKKQVEANEGDIVVALVDNQNTLKRYFRDDENKKIILHPENKKMKDIIVDECCIQGVACHIIKEL, from the coding sequence ATGAGTGAAATAAAAAAGTATATCGAGGATTATTACCTGCAAAACAGACAATCCCCATCGACTACAAAAATTGCTGAAGCTGTTGGCATTGCCAGAGGTACGGCATATAAATACTTAGTAGAGATGGCTGAGAAGAATATGATTGAGTACGACGGGCAGGAGATTCGCACCAATGTGACCCGTAAGTACAGTGGCGAACAGACACAGACGCCGATTGTAGGTTCTATTCCTTGTGGCAGTCCTCAGTATGAGGAAGAAAATATTGAAGAATATGTATCACTTCCTACTGCTATTTTCGGCAAAGGAGATTTCTTTATATTAAGAGCAAGCGGTCAGTCTATGATTGAAGCAGGGATTGATGACGGCGACCTTGTGGTTGTTAAAAAGCAGGTAGAAGCCAATGAGGGCGATATAGTAGTTGCCCTTGTGGATAATCAGAATACATTGAAACGCTACTTCCGAGATGATGAGAATAAGAAAATCATTCTCCACCCGGAAAATAAGAAGATGAAAGACATCATTGTAGATGAGTGCTGTATTCAGGGTGTGGCTTGTCACATCATCAAAGAACTATAA
- a CDS encoding HIRAN domain-containing protein codes for MAKVFITLTGTKHYYGNDFLEKGTKIRLEKEPDNEYDKEAIKVTYEGLGKIGYVANSSYTVIGESMSAGRLYDKIGDVAYAKVILVTSAGTICKICKKSLVKDEEL; via the coding sequence ATGGCAAAAGTATTTATCACACTGACAGGAACAAAACATTATTACGGAAATGATTTTCTTGAAAAGGGTACAAAGATCAGATTGGAGAAAGAGCCAGATAATGAGTATGACAAGGAAGCAATCAAAGTTACTTATGAAGGCCTTGGAAAAATCGGGTATGTGGCGAACAGTTCTTATACTGTTATTGGTGAGTCGATGAGTGCCGGACGTCTCTACGACAAGATTGGAGATGTTGCATATGCAAAGGTAATACTTGTTACATCAGCTGGGACAATCTGCAAAATTTGTAAAAAGAGTCTGGTAAAAGACGAGGAGCTATAA
- a CDS encoding SIMPL domain-containing protein codes for MKGRSKMMRTIKVTGKGKIAVKPDMIRLYVNKEELCHEYEDTLRRSTEDTELLKDLFEKLGFQRKDLKTVYFNVDTEYESYQDRDKSRKRRFEGYKYIHHMKIEFASDNKKLGQVLYALAHSSLKPEFSIEYTVADVEKCKNELLHKAIEDSIQKAQVLTTAANVKLGEIQAINYSWGEIDFVTKPMDEMRLMECMECEMSAPAAYDLDIEADDIDVTDTVTVVWEIA; via the coding sequence ATGAAAGGAAGATCAAAGATGATGAGAACAATTAAAGTTACGGGAAAAGGAAAAATAGCAGTAAAGCCGGATATGATCCGATTATATGTAAACAAGGAAGAACTTTGCCATGAATATGAAGATACTCTTCGCAGATCAACAGAAGATACAGAGTTGCTCAAGGATTTATTTGAAAAACTTGGATTTCAGAGAAAAGACCTTAAAACAGTATATTTTAATGTTGATACAGAATATGAAAGCTATCAGGACAGGGATAAGAGTAGGAAGCGAAGATTTGAGGGATATAAGTATATTCATCATATGAAAATAGAGTTTGCTTCTGATAACAAAAAGCTGGGACAGGTGCTATATGCTTTGGCACATAGTTCATTAAAACCGGAGTTTTCTATTGAATATACTGTAGCTGATGTAGAAAAATGTAAAAATGAGCTGTTACATAAAGCAATTGAGGATTCCATTCAAAAGGCACAGGTACTTACAACAGCAGCGAATGTGAAACTGGGTGAAATACAGGCGATTAATTATTCCTGGGGAGAGATAGATTTTGTAACAAAGCCAATGGACGAAATGAGATTAATGGAGTGTATGGAATGTGAAATGAGTGCACCGGCAGCATATGACCTAGATATTGAAGCAGACGATATAGATGTAACTGATACAGTAACTGTAGTCTGGGAAATCGCTTAG